From the genome of Gorilla gorilla gorilla isolate KB3781 chromosome 4, NHGRI_mGorGor1-v2.1_pri, whole genome shotgun sequence:
GGGCCTGACCCGCCCTTCCCCAGATTCACATCATCTGAGGCGAAGCCAGGACATCTGAGGAGTGATGCTGATACCAGGCTCCAAAGCTGTTGCCATAGCCACTGGTGGGCAGGGTCCCTGCCTTGGGTAGAtcccagagggaggggaggggtggggagcagggagaCACAGAGAAGGTCCTCCCAGGGAAGTCCCCTTCCTGCCCCCCAGAATTCTGCTTCAGGAGCTTCTTATACTTGGAGCGTTTGTTCTGAAACCAGATCTTTACCTTCgggaagaaaaggggaaagaatGAAAGATCAGGAGGAAGATATGTGTGAAAAGTTTCGAGGAAAGGAAAGGGATCCAGGTGCAGGCGCAGTCCTGGGAGACCAGCAGTTCCCTAGGCTGGGAACATTTGCTCCAGTCCCCCACAGCCCCAGAAGCCTTCTGAGTTCCTGCCTCTGAGCTAGTATCCATGTCTCCCTGTCTGACCTACCCTCCTCTTCCTGACCCACTCCACCCCACCcgcacatacatgcacacctTTCAACACATTCCCCCCAAGGCTTACTAAGAGCCAGCTATGAACATTCCCTGGAGAACTGTGACAACAGGGCCACAGCACCAATCCATCAGTCATTcacagctggggctgggggatgAGTTCCCAGAGAACCAGGGAAGGTGAGAGCTGGGAAAGGACGACACTGGCCCCACCTGGGTCTGGGTGAGGCCAAGCTGCGCTGCCAGCTGGGCCCTCTCGGGCAGCGCCAGGTACTGCGTGTGCTGGAAACGCTGGTTTAGGTGCTGCAGCTGCAGGCTGGAGTAGATGGTCCTCGGCTTGCGGAGCTTTTTGGCCGGGGCCTGAGGGCGCCGCTCGGAGGGTTCCGGGGACAGCCGCGGCTTCTCCGAGTCTGGTGGGCAGCACAACACGGTGTAGGGGGCGAGGAGGGAGCGAGAGGGTAGGACGGACAGTTTCATAAGCTTATTTGCATCTCGTCTGCATGCCGTCGGCAGCAAATAGCAAAAAGCGCAGCCACCAGGATCGCCCCCTTGGCCCCTGCCCTCTACCTTCCGCGTGGAGCGTTTCAACCCCCACGTTCACCGCGCTAGGTGATACAAGACGCAGTTCTGCTCCCAGGGAGCTCCCACTCGTATGGGTCCTGTGACCCTAGGAAGAAAGCGCCGAGGGCCACAGCCAGGGTACTGCGGCGCCTGCGGTGGGAGGTCGGAGTGCAGCCCCGGGCGGTGGCGCCAGCTTGGGGTAGGGCGGGGCAGAAAGGCTAGGTCCAGGGCTGAGCCGAGGCCTAGAGATGACAGAGGAAGGACATTGCAGGCGGAGGCTCAGAGCAATGCTCAGAGGCTTGATACGGTGTCCGCGTGGCAGCCTCCGGCTGCGGCCAGCGGGGTGGGTGAGAGGCCCGGCTGAGAGGACCTTGAATACCAGTCTCGCAGCGCTGATAGTGACCCCGGGTTTGCCCTGGCCTCGCCTACTGTAACGGGCTGCCCCTCTGCTCAGGCGCACCCTGCAGGAAAAGTGACCATGTCTCCCCCGCCACACCGTGGCCGCCTGGGTTTCCAGGGACCCCCAGAAGCCGGGTCTGCGTGGGGCAGCCCCTTCCTTCGTTGGGCAGCGCGCACAGAGCGGTTCCGGCGGCAGGGAAGGTGACCCGGGTTCCAAGAGCGCGCAGCGCAGCCCGGCGGGGCCACTCCTGGATCGCGCTGCGGTGCCGCCGCGGGGGATCTGGTCAGCTCTGGCCCGCCTAGCTCTCCAGGAATCTCGGCCGCGGGACAGCCCAGCCCTAGAATGCTGAGGGACAGGGGAGGGTTGGGCCGAGGGGTTTCTGTTCTTCCGAGCCAGCCACCCTAACCTGCGCGGCTCTACGGGGACGCTGCAGAGGTCCCAGGCAATGGGAGGAGTAGGGCGGATGGAGCAGCCGCAATGCCCGGGGGCTTAGGGCAGCGTTCGCCGCATTCCCTGCGGGTCTGTACAGCCGACCTGAGCCGAGAGAGAGCGGCTTCTGTCCGCCCGCGTCCCCCCACCTTCTTCCCCTAGTCGGGCTCACCCTCCACACGTCAGTGTACCCGCCCTCGGCCAGCCGCGGTCACCAGCTGCCGTCACCTCCCCCGCATCCCTCACCCGTGGCCTCGGGCGCTGCGGGCTTCTGAGATCCTCCCTCCTCGACCCTGCCTCAACCAATTCCCAGAAAAACCGTTGGGTTTCCGCTCCCGCCCGCGCCTGTCCTGCCTCCCCTGCCTCGACCCCACTGCTGGCAGCTCTGGGCTGGCAGCCCAGAGCCCACCCGCGCCTCTCTGGCTGCGTGGACTGCGCAATTCGAGCGGGGACGCAGAGTCTCTGAGGCCGACCCGGTTGCTGAATTAGCACAGCCCTCCGCGCCCCAACTCTCCCAGCAGACCGCCTCCAAGTTCCTTCCCGGACAGCTGCCTTTCCCTACCCCAGTTCCAGCAAGTTACGACTGGATCTGCCCGGGTCGCGATCATGGAGCCCCAAGGCCTCCCTCCAGGCCCGCTGCTCCCGACGGCTCAACGGGGTGGTGGCACCGCTCACCTGGAGCCAAACCTTTTCCCAAGGCAGGAGTGGACATAGAGTGGAAGTAAAAGGAGGACCCCAAGCTCTCGATCACATGCCCTCCACTCTAGAGCGCCCAAACCCACCAGTTCCAGTAGAGAAATGCTAGAAATGTATTCTAAGGAAATCTGGGTGTGTGTGGTTTTTCGCTGGATGGGGGAAAGTCCTTAAAGAAAATGAACTCTCCACTCTGTTGTCCTTAGATCTCAGACAAGACTGACAACACCAACCCTACTGCCAGCAATTCCCCTGAGGACAAGGTCATGATATTCCCACCCCAGTCCCcaaacacataacacacacaACATTTCCTATTAGCATACACTAAAGGACAGTCAAAGGGATTCATTTGAAAAACTAGAACTACTCCTCCCTGCAACTGCGCCCACTCCAACCACACCCCGCAGCCCAGGAGAGACAGCCACAGTTCTGTCACAGAAGGCAGTTAATTTTGGGGGGGTTGGAGGAAGCTCCCTAAAATCGATGCTCCTGGCTGCATGCTTTACCCATCTATATGTCAAAGAAGTTGAGCTTCTAAATCCTAGGGTCACTTCTGGCTCTGATGGTTTGTGAGCATGTCAGAGCCAcaggagaagggaggaagatGTCTTGGTCCTGAGCTGACTCCAGTGAAGTCACCTAGTGGATGTGCCTCCTTGGAAGAGACTGCCAAAGACAATTGCAGGAGGAGGGGGTGAGCAATTAGATGGAGGCAGAGAGTCCAGGAACCTGGAGGCTAAGCTGGAGCCAGTGCAGATGGGATTGTGGGCAATGCCATACCCACATTTTATGTCAGCTCAGCTGCAAGGCCCAGGATCCCAAAGACGGGCCAGGTTCTCCGCTTCACTGAGGCCTTCCAGTGAGCACTTTCTCAGGAGCTCAGAGTTGCTCCAGGCAATGGGAACTGTGGCCTAACCTACCCCAAAGCCAAAGAGTGGAGATGACAGCGATGGCCTGCTCCTTtggctggaaggctgaggtagtcAGGGAGAGATGAGCGACTTTCTGACCAGCCTTTGGCTACCTTCTCAGAACAATGGATAGAGGGGTCCTACTCCCAGATTCTGCCAGGCCAGCTTCCAGTCAAGGTCAGGCCTGGTCTGAGGAGAGCGGGTAAGGCCAGGGAAGGGAGAGGACAGAGCCCAGAATAAGCCTGGATGTCTACAGCCTTCCTACCAGGACTTGATCTGTTTTTCAGTGTTTGGCTTGATCACTGCTTTCTGAGACAAGACTAACGCAGAGAGGGGCGACAATGGGGCAGGAAGGGAGTACAGGACGGGGGCTGGGGGATTCTGACGAAGGGGCTAGGCCCCGGTCCCCACATCTGGATTGCTTCAGTTTTCCGTTACTAGTAGGTACACACAGCCCCGCTGCTccaggtggggggtgggggggccc
Proteins encoded in this window:
- the DLX4 gene encoding homeobox protein DLX-4 codes for the protein MTSLPCPLPGRDASKAVFPDLAPVPSVAAAYPFGLSPTTAASPNLSYSRPCGHLLSYPYTEPANPGDSYLSCQQPAALSQPLCGPAEHPQELEADSEKPRLSPEPSERRPQAPAKKLRKPRTIYSSLQLQHLNQRFQHTQYLALPERAQLAAQLGLTQTQVKIWFQNKRSKYKKLLKQNSGGQEGDFPGRTFSVSPCSPPLPSLWDLPKAGTLPTSGYGNSFGAWYQHHSSDVLASPQMM